One Herpetosiphonaceae bacterium genomic window, GCGGAGCAGCGCTTTGGGTCATGGGGTTTCCTCCTCATGATACAGCCAGCATGCGCGCGCATGCTGGAAAGAGCTGGTCGTCGGGTGGAGCGGTGCTCGCTCGCGACGACCAGTGCGGTGTGGCTCAACTGCCTCCGACGCGGCGGCGGATGGGCGGGCGCTCGCGTGCAGCGCACGCATCGGCACGTCCTCGACCTGCGGCAGTTGAGCGGTCCAGGCATCGTCGTACACCATATCAAGGTAGCGCTCGCCCCGGTCGGGCAAGATCGTCAGGACGCGGTACGACTTCGGAAAGGATGGGCGCAGCTTGGTCAGGGCGGCGATCACCGAGCCCGACGAGCCGCCCGCGAAAATCCCTTCGTGCGTGACCAGCGCGCGGCAGCCCGTGACGGCCTCGCGGTCGCTGATATACACGACGTCGTCAATCTCTTCAAGGCTCAGCAATTCCGGCAGGCGGCTCGCTCCGATGCCTGGGATCTTGCGCGGTCCCGCAGGCCCGCCGAAGATCACCGAGCCGGTGGCGTCCACGGCGATCACATGCAGCCTGGGAAACGCCTGTCGCAGCCGACGGGCAAGGCCGAGCAGCGTGCCCGTGGTGCTGACGGCTGTCACCAGACAGTCGATCGGCCCGTCGAGATCGCTCAGGATCTCGTCGCCGGTTCCGTAGTAGTGCGCCTGCCAGTTGAGCTGGTTGGCATACTGGTTGATCCAGATGCTCTCCGGCAGGACCCGGAGCAGCTCCTGAACGCGCTGAATGCGCGTCTTGAGGTAGCCGCCCTGGTCGTCGGGCTGTTCGACCATCTCGATCTGCGCGCCCAACAGTTGCAAAATCCGCAGATTGGTCGGTGATATTGCCGGATCGACGACACAGGTGAACGCCAGCCGATACCGCTGC contains:
- the sbnA gene encoding 2,3-diaminopropionate biosynthesis protein SbnA is translated as MVHESVVACIGRTPLVYLRRLFPQPGPDVIAKLEFLNPGGSVKDRPARFIVEEGLRCGTIHAETHLIESSSGNLGIALAMVAQRYRLAFTCVVDPAISPTNLRILQLLGAQIEMVEQPDDQGGYLKTRIQRVQELLRVLPESIWINQYANQLNWQAHYYGTGDEILSDLDGPIDCLVTAVSTTGTLLGLARRLRQAFPRLHVIAVDATGSVIFGGPAGPRKIPGIGASRLPELLSLEEIDDVVYISDREAVTGCRALVTHEGIFAGGSSGSVIAALTKLRPSFPKSYRVLTILPDRGERYLDMVYDDAWTAQLPQVEDVPMRALHASARPSAAASEAVEPHRTGRRERAPLHPTTSSFQHARACWLYHEEETP